One Anatilimnocola floriformis genomic window, TACAAAGCCGTGGAAAACGTCGCAACCATCTACGACCTGCATGCCACCCTCTTGCACTTGCTTGGCATCGACCACGAACGCCTGAGCTTCTATCACAACGGCATCGATCGGAGGCTAACCGACGTGCATGGTCATGTGATCAAAGGAATCCTGGCGTAGACCTTTGTCGCCGTTTTCTCCGAAAACGGTGGGTTGAGGCTGACCTGACGCGTGCCAAGGAACGAGCTCCGCGAAGTTCCGGCTTTGGCGGGTGGAGATGGAAGCTGAGTCGTCCGAAGCGTGACTCAACCGCTGCAAGCTCCACTCGCCGAACTTGCTGAAATATCGCTAACGCTTATTCCAGCGGTTCTTGACCTGTCACCGCCACCACCGAATATGGAATATTCGGCGACAATGGCTCGGCGACTCTCTATGAATGGCGCTCGCCTTTGAAGAATTTGCGGGCCAGTGGGGCGTTGTAGCTGGTCCAGTGGCTGTCGCTGCCGGTGTCTTCTTGCAGCAACAGTTTTACGTTGTGCATCTTGGCGTCGAGATTGTCGAGATAGTGCAGCGCCATGGCTTCCATGGTCATCGGCAGCTTGGGACTGCCGAAGGCGTATTCGCCGTGATGGCTGACGATCATGTGCTGGATGCGGAGGAGCAGCTCACGCGGGAAGGCGTCGCCGGAGAGCTTTTCGGCGTCGCGAGCTTTGTGCTCGACCATGCTGACGGCCATCACCACGTGGCCGATGAGTTGGCCTTCGTCGCTGTAGCCGAGTTCCTTTTCGTACGTTAGTTCATCGATTTTGCCGGCGTCGTGCAGGAACGCGCCGATGCGGAGAAGTTCGGGATCAATATCGGGATAATGCGGCGCGACCGACGAGCAGAGCTCCATCAGGCTGACGACGTGCTCGAGCAAACCGCCGCGGAAGGCATGATGATTTTTCACGCCAGCCGGA contains:
- a CDS encoding 3'-5' exoribonuclease YhaM family protein — protein: MPRRYINQLAEREQVSEVYLIADKQLRANRQGNLYLQLRLGDKSGQLTGMLWNATENISKQIESGQYARVTGTMHMHNQQLQMIVTKVERVDPSQVDETDFQTLQSADVDRLARRLAELLREIRNVHLRSLAEAFLVDEAFMAKFTAAPAGVKNHHAFRGGLLEHVVSLMELCSSVAPHYPDIDPELLRIGAFLHDAGKIDELTYEKELGYSDEGQLIGHVVMAVSMVEHKARDAEKLSGDAFPRELLLRIQHMIVSHHGEYAFGSPKLPMTMEAMALHYLDNLDAKMHNVKLLLQEDTGSDSHWTSYNAPLARKFFKGERHS